A genomic segment from Methanolobus zinderi encodes:
- a CDS encoding acylphosphatase — protein MQDVNTNAEAHASATILVSGRVQGVYFRKFTVDNATELGLTGFAKNLPDGRVEVVAEGKRADIEKLLGLLGEGPSHAAVKDLDVNWSSYSGKFTDFRIHR, from the coding sequence ATGCAGGATGTAAACACAAATGCGGAGGCACATGCCTCTGCAACTATTCTTGTTTCCGGGAGAGTGCAGGGAGTATATTTTCGTAAGTTCACTGTAGATAATGCTACGGAGCTCGGGCTTACAGGCTTTGCGAAGAACCTTCCGGATGGCAGGGTGGAAGTAGTAGCGGAAGGTAAGCGTGCCGATATTGAGAAACTGCTGGGACTGCTGGGAGAAGGTCCCTCACATGCGGCCGTGAAAGATCTTGATGTCAACTGGTCTTCCTATTCGGGGAAATTCACTGACTTCAGGATACACAGGTGA
- a CDS encoding threonine--tRNA ligase, protein MQLLLIHSDYIEYEVKKSTPVAEKIEESFRSGRLDEALTAFIAVEKVDESGVEEIVERAVNEIRNVAGQVKAENIMLYPYAHLSSDLSSPKVAVSVLKSIEKELSGGFNIKRAPFGWYKAFKISCKGHPLSELSRSIVPEGRSVSCGEGVLVSEEKEEVVSEALKAESTARSYWHILTPDGELHSTDDFDFKGHENLKKFVNYEISKQRAVERAPPHVDLMRRLEIADYEPGSDSGNMRYYPKGRLIKSLLEDYVLDESYKVGAMEVETPLMYDMEHPTLKKYLDRFPARQYSIESDKRNMFLRFAACFGQFLMNHDMTISYKNLPMKMIEMTRYSFRKEQRGELVGLRRLRAFTMPDMHSLCTDMEQAVSQFDDQYNMCISVLDKVGIKVDDFEVAIRFTRDFYEENKDFITNLARTVDKPVLVEMWDTRFFYFVLKFEFNFVDALAKASALSTVQIDVENAERYDINYIDTDGSAKRPIILHCSPSGAIERCIYGLLEKEAMKAEAGEVPMLPVWLSPTQVRIIPISEKHMDFALQVADQLDCRVDIDDREDTVGKKVREAGREWVPYVVVVGDKEVETGNINVTLRAESQAKKPKKVEMTAKELNARIQSEVQGMPYKGLPLAKLLSSRPKFL, encoded by the coding sequence ATGCAATTGCTGTTAATTCATTCCGATTACATAGAATACGAGGTCAAAAAAAGTACCCCGGTTGCTGAAAAGATTGAAGAGTCATTCAGATCCGGCAGGCTTGATGAGGCCCTTACCGCTTTTATCGCAGTCGAGAAGGTTGATGAGTCCGGTGTGGAAGAGATTGTAGAAAGGGCTGTCAATGAAATAAGAAACGTTGCAGGGCAGGTTAAAGCAGAGAACATTATGCTTTATCCGTATGCACACCTCAGCTCCGATCTTTCATCCCCGAAGGTCGCTGTCTCTGTTCTGAAAAGTATTGAAAAGGAACTCTCCGGGGGTTTCAATATTAAAAGAGCACCCTTTGGATGGTATAAAGCCTTTAAGATCAGCTGTAAGGGACACCCGCTGTCCGAACTTTCCCGGTCAATTGTGCCTGAAGGCAGGTCCGTGAGCTGCGGAGAAGGCGTGCTTGTTTCGGAGGAAAAGGAAGAAGTTGTTTCCGAAGCACTTAAAGCGGAAAGTACAGCTAGATCATACTGGCATATTCTCACTCCTGACGGTGAACTTCACAGTACCGATGATTTTGACTTTAAAGGACATGAGAACCTCAAGAAGTTTGTCAATTACGAGATATCGAAACAAAGGGCTGTGGAAAGGGCTCCTCCTCATGTGGATCTAATGCGCAGGCTAGAGATCGCAGACTATGAACCCGGGTCTGATTCGGGTAACATGCGTTACTATCCCAAAGGCAGGCTGATCAAGTCATTGCTGGAGGACTATGTGCTGGATGAGTCCTATAAAGTGGGTGCCATGGAGGTTGAGACCCCACTGATGTATGATATGGAACATCCAACTCTGAAGAAGTACCTTGACAGGTTCCCGGCACGCCAGTACTCGATTGAGTCCGATAAAAGGAACATGTTTTTGAGATTTGCCGCATGTTTCGGTCAGTTCCTCATGAACCATGACATGACGATTTCCTACAAGAACCTGCCAATGAAGATGATCGAGATGACTCGCTACAGTTTCCGTAAGGAACAGCGCGGGGAACTTGTTGGTCTCAGACGTCTGCGTGCGTTCACAATGCCGGATATGCACAGTCTCTGTACTGATATGGAGCAGGCAGTCTCACAGTTTGATGACCAATATAATATGTGCATCTCGGTGCTCGATAAGGTGGGCATCAAGGTAGATGATTTTGAAGTTGCCATCAGATTTACCAGGGATTTCTATGAAGAGAACAAGGATTTCATAACAAACCTTGCAAGAACCGTGGACAAACCCGTACTTGTGGAGATGTGGGATACCAGATTCTTCTATTTCGTTCTCAAGTTCGAGTTTAACTTCGTGGATGCTCTCGCAAAGGCAAGTGCACTTTCAACCGTCCAGATAGATGTCGAGAATGCGGAAAGGTATGATATCAACTATATCGACACGGACGGATCCGCAAAGAGACCAATAATACTTCACTGCTCTCCAAGTGGTGCCATCGAGCGCTGTATCTACGGGCTGCTTGAGAAAGAGGCCATGAAGGCTGAAGCAGGTGAAGTTCCGATGCTTCCGGTCTGGCTCTCTCCGACCCAGGTGAGGATAATTCCTATCTCGGAAAAGCATATGGACTTTGCATTACAGGTAGCGGATCAGCTTGACTGCCGTGTTGACATCGATGACCGCGAGGATACCGTGGGTAAGAAAGTCCGTGAAGCAGGCCGCGAATGGGTGCCCTATGTGGTCGTTGTCGGTGATAAGGAGGTCGAGACCGGCAATATCAATGTGACTCTCAGAGCGGAATCCCAGGCCAAAAAACCGAAGAAGGTTGAAATGACAGCAAAAGAGCTCAATGCCAGGATACAGTCAGAGGTGCAGGGAATGCCTTACAAGGGTCTGCCCCTTGCAAAACTTCTGTCCTCAAGGCCAAAGTTCTTATAA
- a CDS encoding AI-2E family transporter gives MKADFTQKDGVSRILDSKWKIAIGAFFLLLLIIQIFIFLPLADGLVLGLVFAYISRPIFHKLGRFPRMGALIATMFIVVPVVFIIGSGLFEIFRQIGWIIENQAEVLNFLLDTFRTIDIPPSYTDNVEQLIWDFSTSFLSLIGNAGIFSYAWNLMMFGLNLIVAIIVCYFLLADGHKFYNAVINIVPSQWKNSAIRYFEHLDIILQGIFIGNASAALVVSLLSLIVFYAFGFPNILALSALIFIASVIPMFAGYMVLLALSVYRYLDQGLESAVVFFVVASIVIYVPPELFLRPYLASLKSHIHPLLILLAFLGGAFVGGIAGFFAAPILLGAIVAGYRVYVDEGSDVYAYPDNVSPHSETETSD, from the coding sequence ATGAAGGCAGATTTTACTCAAAAGGACGGCGTGTCACGTATACTTGACTCCAAATGGAAGATAGCCATAGGTGCTTTCTTTCTTTTACTTCTGATCATACAGATATTCATATTTCTGCCCCTTGCAGATGGTCTGGTTCTGGGGCTTGTGTTCGCATACATTTCCAGGCCTATATTCCACAAACTTGGCAGGTTTCCACGCATGGGAGCTTTGATCGCAACAATGTTTATTGTTGTGCCTGTGGTTTTCATTATAGGTTCAGGTCTGTTCGAGATATTCCGACAGATCGGCTGGATCATCGAGAATCAGGCAGAGGTACTGAACTTTTTGCTTGATACTTTCAGGACGATTGATATTCCTCCCAGTTACACCGATAATGTAGAACAATTGATATGGGATTTCTCAACTTCCTTCTTATCACTGATAGGCAATGCAGGAATTTTTTCCTATGCATGGAATCTGATGATGTTTGGTCTTAATCTTATAGTAGCAATTATTGTGTGCTATTTCCTGCTGGCTGATGGCCATAAATTCTACAATGCAGTAATAAATATTGTCCCCTCACAATGGAAAAATTCGGCGATCAGGTATTTCGAGCATCTTGATATCATTCTGCAGGGTATTTTTATAGGAAACGCATCGGCAGCACTTGTAGTAAGCCTGCTGTCGTTGATCGTCTTCTATGCATTCGGCTTTCCCAACATACTGGCACTGTCGGCCCTTATATTCATAGCATCTGTGATACCGATGTTTGCGGGATATATGGTCCTGCTGGCTCTTTCAGTATACCGCTATCTTGATCAGGGTCTCGAAAGTGCAGTAGTGTTTTTCGTGGTAGCATCGATAGTGATCTATGTTCCGCCTGAGCTTTTCCTGCGCCCATATCTTGCAAGCCTGAAATCGCATATCCATCCTTTACTGATTCTGCTTGCTTTTCTTGGCGGTGCCTTTGTGGGCGGTATAGCAGGATTCTTTGCTGCACCAATACTTCTTGGTGCCATTGTAGCCGGTTACCGGGTATATGTGGATGAAGGGTCTGATGTTTACGCTTATCCTGATAATGTATCACCACATTCGGAAACCGAAACATCTGACTGA
- a CDS encoding phosphoadenosine phosphosulfate reductase family protein — MNKSRSYRRKTSKSSFSGAGSKGRRSKNSSPRHADNEKDFIFWCDGCNVPLIEEKCCSCGENGLKISLSQPADVRFCSPYERQVLHEQLMKSFSCDPIDERIVLLNKIPGDDKTDEVIVDGLFFGILRFDLQLMDYTFEPMVQGAKILLCHCSNKVVTIKKSRKHLNGKKLSSDMIENMSAGIKSGDYILVVSENLTGYGVAYCDAEDFRKYEGPVLKVRKLDSQKVALNSRFSTMDEVIAANVQYLRTLGKNAMNTIKGIANQKHYRSLPVNVSFSGGKDSLVILDLVTSALRKRDVKAFFLNTGIEFPETVDFVHEYCSNNGIELIEKKASTGFWDNVETFGPPAKDFRWCCKICKLAPANEAMEQCLETAPVCLTIDGKRKYESFSRSKIATSENNPFVPGQLNIFPIKDWRAIEVWLYIYWRGLQYNPLYDMGFERVGCYLCPAALSAEYMRLKDLHPELYGRWHSFLLGWAKGAGMPEEFVAHGMWRWKELPPKMIKLCKEMGISASFEIPESFFDIKITSGISPCKASGYTIEGAISGLSMKRTANIMNILGKTSLSEELGLLFTERYSSTVKIFSSGSMVVNSETREKAEALFKEASIQLLRNHKCTECGICINACPRGFISLDAGKGIIIGEGCTSCGKCTDSCVVVKYQSKL, encoded by the coding sequence ATGAATAAAAGCAGATCTTATAGACGTAAAACCTCAAAAAGCAGTTTTTCCGGTGCTGGTTCTAAAGGACGCAGGTCGAAAAACTCAAGCCCAAGACATGCGGATAATGAAAAGGATTTTATTTTCTGGTGTGACGGGTGTAACGTTCCTCTTATCGAAGAAAAATGCTGCAGTTGCGGGGAAAACGGACTAAAGATTTCCTTATCCCAACCCGCGGATGTGAGGTTTTGCTCTCCTTATGAAAGGCAGGTTCTTCATGAACAGCTAATGAAGTCTTTTTCCTGTGATCCCATTGATGAACGCATTGTGCTGCTGAACAAAATCCCCGGGGATGACAAGACCGATGAGGTTATTGTGGATGGTCTGTTCTTTGGCATCCTGAGGTTTGATTTGCAGTTAATGGATTACACTTTCGAGCCGATGGTTCAGGGTGCTAAAATACTTCTTTGTCATTGCAGCAATAAAGTCGTCACTATAAAGAAAAGCAGGAAACATCTGAACGGAAAAAAACTTAGTTCTGATATGATCGAGAACATGTCTGCTGGCATAAAAAGCGGAGACTATATACTTGTTGTTTCTGAAAACCTGACAGGCTATGGAGTAGCATACTGTGATGCGGAAGACTTCCGGAAATATGAAGGTCCGGTCCTGAAGGTACGGAAACTGGATTCACAGAAAGTTGCCCTAAATTCCCGGTTTTCGACAATGGATGAGGTGATAGCTGCAAACGTACAATATCTGAGGACCCTCGGTAAAAATGCCATGAACACGATTAAGGGGATAGCAAACCAGAAGCATTACAGATCACTTCCTGTAAATGTCTCATTCAGTGGTGGAAAAGATAGTCTTGTGATACTGGACCTGGTTACAAGCGCTCTTCGGAAGAGGGATGTTAAGGCGTTTTTCCTGAATACGGGTATTGAATTCCCGGAAACCGTGGATTTTGTACATGAATATTGCAGTAATAATGGCATCGAACTGATAGAAAAAAAAGCATCCACTGGATTCTGGGATAATGTGGAAACCTTTGGCCCTCCTGCAAAAGATTTCAGGTGGTGCTGTAAGATCTGCAAGCTTGCACCTGCGAACGAGGCTATGGAACAGTGTCTGGAAACTGCTCCAGTTTGTCTGACCATTGACGGTAAAAGGAAGTATGAATCTTTCAGCAGGTCAAAGATCGCCACCAGTGAGAACAATCCCTTTGTACCGGGGCAGCTCAACATTTTTCCGATAAAGGACTGGAGGGCAATAGAAGTCTGGCTATATATTTACTGGCGAGGCTTGCAGTATAATCCTCTTTATGATATGGGATTTGAAAGGGTGGGCTGTTACCTGTGCCCTGCTGCACTTTCCGCAGAGTACATGCGTCTGAAGGATCTGCACCCCGAACTTTACGGTCGCTGGCATTCTTTCCTTCTGGGCTGGGCTAAAGGAGCAGGTATGCCTGAAGAGTTTGTAGCTCATGGTATGTGGCGCTGGAAAGAACTTCCTCCAAAGATGATCAAGCTATGTAAAGAGATGGGAATATCCGCCTCTTTTGAAATTCCCGAGAGTTTTTTTGATATTAAGATAACTTCGGGTATTTCTCCCTGCAAGGCCAGTGGTTATACTATCGAGGGGGCAATCAGTGGTCTTTCCATGAAAAGGACTGCCAATATCATGAATATCCTGGGAAAAACCAGTCTTTCAGAGGAATTAGGTCTGCTGTTCACCGAAAGGTATTCTTCAACTGTGAAGATATTCTCCTCGGGCAGTATGGTAGTAAATTCGGAGACCAGGGAAAAAGCGGAAGCTCTATTTAAAGAAGCTTCAATACAACTGTTAAGAAATCACAAGTGCACAGAGTGTGGAATATGCATCAATGCCTGTCCACGGGGATTTATCAGCCTTGATGCAGGAAAAGGCATCATCATAGGTGAGGGTTGCACATCCTGTGGGAAATGCACTGATTCATGTGTTGTTGTAAAATATCAAAGTAAACTTTAA
- the gltA gene encoding NADPH-dependent glutamate synthase, whose amino-acid sequence MAAREKMLHQDPEKRVENFDEVALGYSEEQALAEAARCLECKNPKCVEGCPVNVDIPSFIAQVKEGKFDKAIATIKETNSLAAVCGRVCPQEVQCEQYCVLAKKGEPVAVGRLERFCADREREKGVEAPVKAEPTGKNVAVIGAGPAGLTAAADLAKAGHAVTLYEALHDTGGVLTYGIPEFRLPKAIVREEVDYIKQLGVDVKVDYVIGKIKTLDELRNEFDAVFLGTGAGLPKFMGIEGENLNGVYSANEFLTRVNLMKAYRFPDYGTPIKRGKRVIVVGGGNVAMDAARSALRLGADEVSVVYRRGEDELPARKEEIENAKEEGVVFRLLTNPVRILEGENMTVKGVECIKMELGDPDESGRRRPVSVEGSEFVIDADIVIIAIGTSPNPMILSGSEGLEVGSRGTIVVDDSGKTSLENVCAGGDAVTGAATVISAMGAGKLAAKTINEYLKNN is encoded by the coding sequence ATGGCAGCAAGAGAAAAAATGCTTCATCAGGATCCTGAAAAGAGGGTTGAGAATTTTGACGAAGTAGCCCTGGGTTATAGTGAGGAACAGGCACTTGCTGAAGCTGCACGCTGCCTTGAATGCAAGAATCCAAAGTGTGTTGAAGGCTGTCCGGTAAATGTCGATATCCCGAGCTTTATTGCTCAGGTAAAGGAAGGCAAATTCGATAAAGCCATTGCCACTATCAAAGAAACCAATTCTCTGGCTGCTGTATGCGGGAGGGTGTGTCCGCAGGAAGTGCAGTGTGAGCAGTACTGTGTGCTTGCAAAGAAAGGCGAACCAGTTGCTGTAGGACGACTTGAGCGTTTCTGTGCTGATCGGGAAAGAGAGAAAGGTGTGGAAGCTCCTGTAAAAGCAGAACCTACAGGCAAGAATGTAGCTGTCATAGGCGCCGGGCCAGCAGGACTGACAGCAGCAGCTGATCTGGCAAAAGCCGGGCATGCAGTTACTCTCTATGAGGCATTACATGACACCGGTGGAGTGCTCACCTACGGTATACCCGAGTTCAGGCTTCCCAAGGCAATTGTCAGGGAAGAGGTGGACTATATTAAACAGCTCGGTGTGGATGTCAAGGTGGATTATGTCATAGGTAAGATAAAGACCCTTGACGAACTAAGGAATGAATTTGATGCGGTTTTCCTTGGAACCGGCGCTGGCCTGCCAAAGTTCATGGGTATTGAAGGAGAGAATCTCAATGGGGTTTATTCTGCAAATGAGTTTCTCACAAGAGTAAACCTAATGAAAGCATACCGTTTCCCGGATTATGGTACTCCTATCAAAAGAGGCAAGCGTGTTATCGTAGTAGGCGGAGGTAATGTCGCCATGGATGCAGCACGCAGTGCCCTTCGTCTTGGTGCGGATGAGGTGAGTGTAGTCTATCGCCGTGGTGAGGATGAGCTTCCTGCACGAAAAGAGGAGATTGAGAACGCAAAGGAAGAAGGCGTTGTGTTCAGGTTGCTTACAAACCCTGTGCGTATCCTCGAAGGCGAGAACATGACAGTCAAAGGTGTCGAGTGCATTAAGATGGAACTTGGAGATCCTGATGAGTCCGGCCGCAGAAGACCTGTGTCGGTAGAAGGCTCCGAATTTGTCATTGATGCGGATATTGTGATCATTGCCATAGGTACTTCTCCTAATCCAATGATCCTCTCGGGTTCCGAAGGTCTGGAAGTTGGCTCTCGTGGTACGATAGTTGTAGATGATTCCGGGAAGACCTCTCTGGAAAATGTCTGTGCAGGCGGTGACGCAGTTACCGGTGCGGCGACTGTTATCAGTGCCATGGGTGCAGGTAAGCTCGCTGCAAAGACCATCAATGAGTATCTCAAGAATAACTGA